A region of Allocoleopsis franciscana PCC 7113 DNA encodes the following proteins:
- a CDS encoding cation-transporting P-type ATPase: protein MTAAANEKSQSQQWHHLSVREVPRHLDSNLETGLTSAEAAKRQERYGSNELKGKPGKSPLMRFLLQFNQPLLYILLIAGAIKAFLGEWVNAWVIWGVTLINAIIGFVQESKAESAIAALASSVQTDATLLRDGQKVKIPSTELVPGDLVLLTSGDKVPADLRLVSARNLQVNESALTGESLAVEKDTQPLDPKAPLAERTNMAYGGSFVTFGQGRGMVVAIGEATETGRISQLMEQHANLSTPLTRKFDKFSRTLLYIILGVAALTFAVGLGYGNSWVTMFEAAVALAVSAIPEGLPAVVTITLAIGVSRMARRHAIVRKLPAVETLGGATVICSDKTGTLTENQMTVQAIYAGGQHYTASGAGYAPQGEILQNEQPVEPNSSPILLECLKAGLLCNDSHLEEKDGQWQVVGDPTEGGLIAVANKVGLTQPNLEREMPRLDGIPFESEFQYMATLHEQGKKQEGKFASSPLAYQDSEHRIIYVKGSVEALISRCQQMLDEQGELIPVEQEVVHREVDAMAHQGLRVLAFAMKSAPDTQNSLDHRDIEAGLILIGLQGMIDPPREEAIRAVQACQDAGIQVKMITGDHAVTARAIASRMGFNKNQEVLAFTGQELTQMDKQELATAVENGSVFARVAPEQKLRLVEALQSKGEVVAMTGDGVNDAPALKQADIGIAMGQGGTEVAKEASDMILTNDNFASIEAAVEEGRTVYRNLQKAIAFILPVNGGESMTILISVLLARALPILSLQVLWLNMVNSITMTVPLAFEPKSQREMQRPPRKPNEPLLSGRLLKRIVVISVFNWILIFGVFEWIKATTGNIDLARTMAIQALVAGRIFYLLSISQLGSAIVNKLRGRIEQISDARAIGIGIACTVLLQVSFSQWSLMNNLFSTAPLDVNQWLLCLLIGLPMVAVSALVNRFDPPN, encoded by the coding sequence ATGACAGCAGCGGCAAACGAAAAAAGTCAGTCACAGCAATGGCACCATCTGTCTGTACGGGAAGTTCCTCGGCATTTAGACAGCAATCTAGAAACAGGATTAACATCGGCTGAAGCAGCAAAGCGACAGGAACGTTATGGTTCTAACGAACTCAAGGGCAAACCGGGGAAAAGTCCTTTGATGCGGTTTCTCCTGCAATTTAACCAACCGCTCTTGTACATCTTACTGATTGCGGGTGCAATCAAAGCGTTTTTGGGAGAATGGGTGAACGCCTGGGTGATTTGGGGCGTGACGCTGATTAACGCCATCATCGGGTTTGTTCAAGAATCAAAAGCTGAGAGTGCGATCGCAGCTTTAGCCTCCTCCGTCCAAACCGATGCCACCCTCCTGCGCGATGGTCAAAAGGTAAAAATTCCTTCGACTGAATTAGTACCGGGCGATTTGGTACTTCTTACTTCTGGGGACAAAGTACCCGCCGATTTGCGACTCGTCAGTGCGCGTAACTTGCAGGTAAATGAATCAGCCCTTACAGGTGAGTCGCTTGCTGTAGAAAAGGACACGCAACCGCTCGATCCAAAGGCTCCCCTAGCCGAACGAACTAACATGGCTTATGGGGGTAGCTTTGTCACGTTTGGGCAGGGAAGGGGTATGGTTGTTGCAATTGGAGAAGCGACCGAAACGGGACGGATTTCCCAATTAATGGAGCAACACGCGAATCTCTCAACCCCGTTAACCCGTAAATTTGATAAATTCAGTCGCACGTTGCTCTACATCATTCTGGGGGTAGCCGCGCTGACGTTTGCCGTTGGTTTGGGGTACGGCAACTCCTGGGTGACGATGTTTGAGGCGGCTGTTGCCTTGGCAGTTAGTGCAATTCCCGAAGGTTTGCCCGCCGTCGTTACCATAACGCTAGCCATTGGCGTTTCCCGGATGGCGCGTCGCCATGCCATTGTTCGCAAATTACCCGCCGTTGAGACTCTAGGTGGTGCAACAGTCATTTGTTCGGACAAAACGGGTACGCTGACAGAAAATCAAATGACCGTGCAAGCGATTTATGCAGGGGGTCAGCACTATACTGCCAGTGGTGCGGGTTATGCTCCACAAGGAGAAATCCTACAAAATGAACAACCAGTTGAGCCGAACAGTTCCCCCATCCTTCTGGAATGTCTGAAAGCTGGATTGTTGTGTAACGATTCTCACTTGGAAGAAAAGGACGGTCAATGGCAGGTCGTTGGCGATCCAACTGAGGGAGGGTTAATTGCGGTTGCCAACAAAGTGGGATTGACTCAGCCAAATTTAGAACGGGAGATGCCTAGACTAGATGGTATTCCCTTTGAATCTGAGTTTCAGTACATGGCAACGTTGCATGAACAAGGCAAAAAGCAAGAGGGAAAATTTGCCTCTTCGCCACTGGCATACCAGGATTCAGAACACAGGATTATCTATGTTAAAGGTTCGGTAGAGGCATTGATCTCTCGTTGTCAGCAGATGTTGGATGAACAGGGGGAACTGATACCTGTAGAGCAAGAAGTGGTGCATCGGGAAGTTGATGCGATGGCTCATCAAGGGTTGCGGGTGTTGGCTTTTGCCATGAAATCTGCACCCGATACTCAGAACTCGCTAGATCATCGAGATATTGAAGCAGGTCTAATTTTAATCGGGTTGCAGGGCATGATCGATCCCCCGCGAGAAGAAGCGATTAGGGCTGTGCAAGCCTGCCAAGATGCGGGTATCCAGGTGAAGATGATTACGGGCGATCATGCGGTTACGGCACGAGCGATCGCATCTCGGATGGGATTTAACAAAAATCAGGAAGTTTTGGCCTTCACAGGACAAGAACTCACCCAAATGGATAAACAGGAACTTGCCACCGCAGTAGAAAATGGTTCTGTGTTTGCCCGTGTTGCCCCGGAACAGAAATTGCGTTTGGTTGAAGCCCTGCAATCCAAAGGCGAAGTTGTCGCTATGACGGGAGACGGGGTTAATGATGCACCGGCTCTCAAGCAAGCTGATATCGGCATTGCGATGGGACAGGGGGGGACGGAGGTGGCGAAAGAAGCCTCTGACATGATTTTGACGAATGATAACTTTGCCTCTATCGAAGCGGCAGTTGAGGAAGGACGTACCGTTTATCGAAATTTGCAAAAAGCGATCGCGTTTATTCTCCCCGTAAACGGTGGGGAATCGATGACGATTTTGATTAGCGTACTGTTAGCTAGAGCCTTGCCCATCTTATCGTTACAAGTTCTCTGGCTGAATATGGTTAATTCCATCACCATGACCGTTCCCCTAGCCTTTGAGCCGAAGTCGCAGCGAGAGATGCAACGCCCCCCACGTAAGCCAAATGAACCCTTGCTTTCTGGGAGGTTGCTCAAGCGCATTGTGGTCATTTCTGTTTTTAACTGGATTTTGATTTTCGGCGTATTTGAATGGATAAAAGCCACTACAGGAAATATCGATTTAGCTCGCACGATGGCCATTCAAGCCTTAGTAGCAGGACGAATTTTTTACCTTTTGAGTATTAGCCAACTAGGAAGTGCAATCGTTAATAAACTTCGAGGTAGAATCGAACAAATTAGTGATGCCAGAGCCATTGGTATTGGTATTGCCTGTACTGTACTTTTGCAGGTCAGCTTCAGTCAATGGAGCTTGATGAATAACTTGTTTTCCACGGCACCACTGGACGTTAATCAATGGTTGCTCTGCCTACTCATTGGGTTACCAATGGTTGCAGTGTCTGCCTTAGTCAATCGCTTCGATCCACCTAACTAA
- a CDS encoding CHAT domain-containing protein, which translates to MPSGYRSDVRSLQDLANIHLVVLSACETALGGPDRDGVEMAGISYYFLNAGAKSVIATLWLVNDAV; encoded by the coding sequence ATTCCATCCGGTTACAGAAGCGATGTTAGAAGCCTGCAAGATTTAGCCAATATCCACTTAGTTGTCCTGTCGGCTTGCGAAACGGCTTTGGGTGGCCCCGATCGCGATGGTGTTGAGATGGCAGGCATCAGTTACTATTTTCTCAATGCTGGAGCTAAGTCCGTCATTGCCACCTTATGGTTAGTCAACGATGCGGTATAG